In a single window of the Xylanimonas protaetiae genome:
- the rplK gene encoding 50S ribosomal protein L11 encodes MPPKKKVAGLIKLQIKAGAATPAPPIGPALGQHGVNIMEFCKAYNAATESQRGNVVPVEITVYEDRSFTFITKTPPAAELIKKAAGVAKGSATPHTVKVAKLTADQVREIATTKMEDLNANDIDAAMKIVAGTARSMGITTEL; translated from the coding sequence ATGCCTCCCAAGAAGAAGGTCGCCGGCCTCATCAAGCTCCAGATCAAGGCCGGTGCGGCCACGCCCGCCCCGCCGATCGGCCCCGCGCTCGGTCAGCACGGCGTGAACATCATGGAGTTCTGCAAGGCCTACAACGCGGCCACCGAGTCGCAGCGCGGCAACGTGGTGCCCGTCGAGATCACGGTGTACGAGGACCGCTCGTTCACCTTCATCACGAAGACGCCGCCGGCCGCCGAGCTCATCAAGAAGGCTGCAGGCGTCGCCAAGGGCTCCGCCACGCCGCACACCGTCAAGGTCGCCAAGCTGACCGCGGACCAGGTCCGCGAGATCGCCACGACCAAGATGGAGGACCTCAACGCGAACGACATCGACGCCGCGATGAAGATCGTCGCCGGCACCGCGCGTTCGATGGGCATCACCACCGAGCTCTGA
- the rplA gene encoding 50S ribosomal protein L1, which produces MAKHSKAYRAVAEKIDRDSFYAPLDAVRLAKETSTTKYDATVEVAFRLGVDPRKADQMVRGTVNLPHGTGKTARVLVFANGPKAAEAEAAGADIVGGDELIERVAAGFTDFDSAVATPDLMGKVGRLGKVLGPRGLMPNPKTGTVTMDVTKAVTEIKGGKIEFRVDKHANLHFIIGKVSFDEAKLVENYAAALDEILRLKPSTSKGRYLTKATISTTMGPGIPVDPSRTTKLTEETPA; this is translated from the coding sequence ATGGCGAAGCACAGCAAGGCCTACCGGGCCGTCGCGGAGAAGATCGACCGCGACTCGTTCTACGCCCCGCTCGACGCGGTGCGCCTGGCCAAGGAGACGTCCACCACCAAGTACGACGCCACCGTCGAGGTCGCGTTCCGTCTCGGTGTCGACCCGCGCAAGGCGGACCAGATGGTCCGCGGCACGGTCAACCTCCCCCACGGCACGGGCAAGACCGCCCGCGTCCTGGTGTTCGCGAACGGCCCGAAGGCCGCCGAGGCCGAGGCCGCCGGTGCGGACATCGTCGGTGGCGACGAGCTCATCGAGCGCGTGGCCGCGGGCTTCACGGACTTCGACTCGGCCGTCGCGACCCCGGACCTCATGGGCAAGGTCGGTCGTCTGGGCAAGGTGCTGGGCCCGCGCGGCCTCATGCCGAACCCGAAGACCGGCACCGTGACCATGGACGTCACCAAGGCCGTCACCGAGATCAAGGGCGGCAAGATCGAGTTCCGCGTCGACAAGCACGCGAACCTCCACTTCATCATCGGCAAGGTCTCGTTCGACGAGGCCAAGCTGGTGGAGAACTACGCCGCGGCCCTGGACGAGATCCTGCGTCTCAAGCCGTCGACGTCGAAGGGTCGCTACCTGACCAAGGCGACGATCTCGACGACGATGGGCCCGGGCATCCCGGTCGACCCGTCGCGCACGACGAAGCTCACGGAGGAGACCCCCGCCTGA